One Solanum lycopersicum chromosome 4, SLM_r2.1 DNA window includes the following coding sequences:
- the LOC138347863 gene encoding uncharacterized protein — MRVIHSSYFSNTFNGIDETIGLIEFGSCEEVDELEELAPGIIVNSDHSLFEKDQSYVIQCLGEKCSWSLRASSLNKSEMFKIRKFESGHICLLLHNSLSERLATKSVVGSIIVDKYTEPNVIYTPKDIQCDMLDEYGVRLTYMQAWRAKEAILELIQGDPIQSYAKATYPGSHIRLHKSDDDCFLYAFVALFTSIKGWKYCILIVVVNGTFLKGAYKGTLLTTNTLDAAENDSSWRWFFQQFGDAFGQRPDMCIIFDRHASIIKAVLTIYDEVPHFACFGYVSMDVVVGIRLDFYTFPCVLRTCGGMPDWRMGRKIQAHVIRFSYDSKIDVVNALITMYVKRGDVCSARVSFDGMSKRNRIS, encoded by the exons ATGAGGGTTATACACAGTTCATACTTCTCTAATACATTTAATGGTATTGATGAAACAATAGGATTAATTGAATTCGGATCGTGTGAGGAAGTTGATGAGCTAGAAGAATTAGCACCAGGCATCATTGTTAATTCTGATCACTCTTTATTTGAGAAAGATCAG agCTATGTGATACAGTGCCTAGGAGAAAAATGCAGTTGGAGTTTACGAGCTTCAAGCTTGAACAAATCCGAAATGTTCAagattagaaaatttgaaagcgGACACATTTGTTTGTTGCTACATAATTCATTATCGGAAAGGCTAGCAACTAAGAGTGTTGTTGGGAGTATTATTGTGGATAAATATACTGAACCAAATGTTATTTACACACCAAAAGACATACAATGTGACATGTTAGATGAATATGGTGTGCGACTCACATATATGCAAGCTTGGAGAGCTAAAGAAGCAATTCTTGAATTAATCCAGGGTGATCCAATTCAATCATATGCAAAGGCAACTTACCCTGGTTCTCATATAAGATTGCACAAATCAGATGATGACTGCTTTTTATATGCGTTTGTAGCTTTGTTCACCTCGATAAAAGGATGGAAATATTGTATACTAATTGTAGTTGTTAATGGAACTTTCTTAAAAGGAGCATACAAAGGAACACTTCTAACCACTAATACCTTAGATGCAGCAG AGAATGATTCATCTTGGAGGTGGTTCTTTCAGCAATTCGGAGATGCATTCGGTCAAAGACCAGATATGTGTATCATTTTCGATAGGCATGCAAGCATTATTAAAGCAGTTTTAACAATTTATGATGAAGTACCTCATTTTGCGT GCTTTGGATATGTATCAATGGATGTTGTGGTTGGAATCAGGCTTGATTTCTATACATTTCCTTGTGTCTTGAGGACTTGCGGGGGTATGCCTGATTGGAGAATGGGTAGAAAGATACAAGCTCATGTAATACGTTTCAGCTATGATTCAAAAATCGATGTCGTTAATGCATTGATTACAATGTATGTTAAGCGTGGGGATGTTTGCAGTGCAAGAGTGTCGTTTGATGGAATGTCTAAGAGAAATAGAATTTCTTAG
- the LOC138347864 gene encoding uncharacterized protein: MRYHLQDYRGSEREPKNGKELFNYRHASLRNVIERTFGAWKSRFRILRQGMNNYECDMQVKIVIACVVLHNFLREHQSSDGIFNKYENDDMVVDESDELLAQGNNIASSSRSSDSKMQAHREEIVYKMWEDYIKE, encoded by the coding sequence ATGCGCTATCATTTGCAGGACTACCGAGGAAGTGAAAGAGAGCCTAAGAATGGAAAAGAGCTATTTAACTATAGACATGCTTCTTTGCGCAATGTAATTGAAAGAACTTTTGGTGCGTGGAAAAGTAGATTCAGAATACTAAGACAAGGCATGAACAACTATGAATGTGACATGCAAGTGAAAATAGTAATTGCTTGCGTtgtattgcataattttttacgtgaacaccaaagtagtgatggaatattcaataaatatgaaaatgatgatatggttgttgatgaaagtGACGAACTACTGGCTCAGGGTAACAACATCGCTTCATCTTCTCGATCCTCTGATTCGAAAATGCAAGCTCATCGAGAAGAGATTGTTTACAAAATGTGggaagattatattaaagaatag
- the LOC101260923 gene encoding probable glycerol-3-phosphate dehydrogenase [NAD(+)] 1, cytosolic: MVGSIEVKSGNSVYSNGSVHNHNGPEEKLDELRHILGKSDGDLLRIVCVGAGAWGSVFAALLQDSYGQFRDKVQIRIWRRSGRAVDRATAEHLFEVINSREDVLRRLIRRCAYLKYVEARLGDRTLYADEILKDGFCLNMIDTPFCPLKVVTNLQEAVWDADLVINGLPSTETREVFKEISKYWKERLTVPIIISLAKGIEAELDPVPHIITPTQMINRATGVPVENILYLGGPNIASEIYNKEYANARICGSEKWRKPLAKFLRQPHFIVWDNSDLVTHEVMGGLKNVYAIGAGMVAALTNESATSKSVYFAHCTSEMIFITYLLTEEPERLAGPLLADTYVTLLKGRNSWYGQMIAKGELSLDMGDSISGKGTIQGVSAVEAFYELLSQSSLNVLHPGDNKPVAPVELCPILKTLYKILIKREQGTMAILQALRDENLNDPRDRIEIAQSHAFYRPSLLGQP; the protein is encoded by the exons ATGGTTGGTAGTATTGAAGTGAAAAGTGGTAATAGTGTATACTCAAATGGGAGTGTACACAACCACAATGGTCCAGAGGAGAAACTTGATGAGCTTAGGCATATTCTTGGTAAATCTGATGGTGATTTGTTGAGGATTGTTTGTGTTGGAGCTGGTGCTTGGGGCAGTGTTTTTGCAGCTTTGTTGCAAGATAGTTATGGTCAATTTCGCGATAAGGTTCAAATTAGGATATGGAGAAGGTCAGGGAGAGCTGTTGATAGAGCCACAGCCGAACATTTATTTGAAGTGATCAATTCAAGGGAGGATGTGTTGAGAAGGTTGATAAGGAGATGTGCATATCTGAAGTACGTCGAGGCTAGATTAGGCGATCGGACATTGTATGCTGatgaaatcttgaaagatggttTCTGCTTAAATATGATTGATACACCATTTTGTCCATTGAAAGTTGTGACCAACTTGCAAGAAGCTGTGTGggatgctgatcttgtgattaaTGGATTGCCCTCGACTGAAACACGCGAAGTCTTTAAGGAGATCAGCAAGTATTGGAAGGAAAGATTAACTGTACCAATCATCATTTCACTGGCAAAGGGTATAGAGGCTGAACTAGATCCAGTTCCTCATATTATTACTCCTACGCAGATGATTAATCGGGCAA CTGGAGTACCAGTTGAGAATATCCTTTATCTTGGTGGACCAAATATTGCATCGGAGATTTACAACAAAGAATATGCTAATGCTAGGATTTGTGGATcagaaaaatggagaaaaccACTTGCAAAGTTCCTTAGGCAACCTCATTTCATTGTATGGGACAACAGCGACCTAGTAACTCACGAAGTCATGGGAGGTTTGAAGAACGTCTACGCCATTGGAGCTG GGATGGTAGCTGCACTAACAAATGAGAGTGCTACCAGCAAATCAGTATATTTTGCACATTGTACATCGGAGATGATATTCATCACGTATTTATTGACTGAAGAACCAGAAAGGCTTGCAGGGCCTCTTCTAGCTGATACATATGTTACATTGTTGAAAGGTCGTAACTCATGGTATGGTCAAATGATAGCTAAGGGAGAACTGAGTCTCGATATGGGTGATAGCATTAGTGGCAAAGGAACAATCCAG GGAGTTTCTGCTGTCGAAGCATTCTATGAACTTCTAAGTCAGTCAAGTTTGAATGTGTTACATCCCGGAGATAATAAGCCGGTTGCCCCAGTTGAGCTGTGCCCTATCCTGAAGACTTTATACAAGATACTCATAAAAAG AGAACAAGGGACAATGGCTATTCTTCAGGCATTGAGGGATGAAAACTTGAACGATCCGCGCGATCGGATTGAGATTGCACAAAGTCATGCTTTTTACAGGCCTTCACTTCTTGGACAACCTTGA